In one Brevibacillus choshinensis genomic region, the following are encoded:
- a CDS encoding sigma-54-dependent transcriptional regulator produces MHHLLVIDDEPAICQSLEFALEEKYRVHTFTDPEAALAFFQQIEVSLVLLDLKIGAYDGTEVLKEIKRLSPDTVVIMMTAYGSISSSVEAMRHGAFYYLTKPLMMDELDILLSKAEEFYHLQTRVKWLSEELDKLSDNYGLIGNSKAMQQTFDLINKVKDIDSNVLINGESGTGKEIVARAIHYQGQRRNKRFQAVNCAAIPDNLLESELFGYEKGAFTGAMQNKPGQFVLADGGTIFLDEIGEMDMSLQSKLLRVIQERTVTPLGGLEEKSIDVRIIAATNRDLWKEVKANRFREDLYYRLNVIPIQLAPLREREGDVPLLVHSFIQKISERMGKPIGGISQEALQVLESYDFPGNIRELQNIVERAIALTSSSLIEKRDLPKELQSTQPKQVTSKQKLIPVYVGDTLEQIEKRVILHTLAHQEGNRRKTAQMLEMGERTLRDKLKKYQEEQEEE; encoded by the coding sequence ATGCACCATCTGTTAGTCATTGATGATGAACCTGCCATCTGTCAGTCGCTCGAATTTGCCCTGGAGGAAAAGTATCGTGTCCATACCTTTACGGATCCAGAAGCCGCGCTCGCTTTCTTCCAACAAATCGAGGTGTCTCTCGTCCTGCTTGATTTAAAAATCGGGGCTTATGATGGTACCGAAGTGCTCAAGGAAATCAAACGGCTCTCACCGGACACGGTGGTGATTATGATGACGGCTTACGGAAGCATCTCTTCGTCCGTAGAAGCCATGCGACACGGAGCGTTTTATTATTTGACGAAGCCGCTGATGATGGACGAGCTCGACATTTTACTCTCCAAAGCCGAAGAGTTCTACCATTTGCAGACACGAGTCAAATGGTTGAGCGAGGAGTTGGACAAGCTCTCCGACAACTACGGCCTCATCGGAAACAGCAAAGCTATGCAGCAAACGTTTGATCTGATCAACAAGGTCAAAGACATCGACTCCAACGTCTTGATCAACGGCGAGAGTGGGACCGGTAAAGAAATAGTCGCACGCGCGATCCACTATCAGGGCCAACGCAGAAACAAGCGATTCCAGGCGGTCAACTGCGCAGCAATTCCCGATAATTTATTGGAATCAGAGCTGTTCGGCTATGAAAAAGGGGCTTTTACCGGAGCTATGCAGAACAAGCCAGGGCAGTTCGTACTGGCAGATGGCGGTACAATCTTTCTCGATGAGATCGGGGAAATGGATATGTCGCTGCAAAGCAAGCTGCTGCGTGTCATCCAGGAGCGAACCGTAACCCCGCTGGGCGGTCTTGAAGAGAAATCCATCGACGTACGTATTATCGCTGCAACCAATCGGGACTTGTGGAAAGAAGTTAAGGCAAACCGCTTTCGCGAAGACTTGTACTATCGGCTCAACGTCATTCCGATCCAGCTCGCCCCTCTGCGCGAACGAGAAGGGGATGTCCCTCTGCTCGTGCATTCTTTCATTCAGAAGATCAGCGAACGAATGGGCAAGCCGATTGGCGGCATCTCGCAGGAAGCGCTGCAGGTACTGGAAAGCTATGATTTCCCCGGCAACATCCGAGAGCTGCAAAACATCGTGGAACGTGCGATTGCTCTGACCAGCTCCTCATTGATCGAAAAGAGAGACCTGCCAAAGGAATTGCAAAGCACGCAGCCCAAGCAAGTCACGAGCAAGCAAAAGCTGATCCCTGTCTACGTGGGTGATACCTTGGAGCAGATTGAAAAAAGAGTCATCCTACACACGCTCGCCCATCAGGAGGGAAATCGCCGCAAGACAGCACAAATGCTGGAGATGGGGGAACGGACCTTGCGGGATAAACTGAAAAAATACCAGGAAGAACAAGAAGAAGAATAG
- a CDS encoding transporter substrate-binding domain-containing protein, whose amino-acid sequence MKGFRKGLFSLCALLVTGALIAGCGAKPAEQPAASGNGSQAAAPADEVLQKIKDTKTLLVGTDATFQPFEYKNAQNEYEGFDIELVKAVAAELGAEKVEFVDTDFKGLIPGLQGKKFDMIVSAMYITDERKQTIDFSQPYYPGGLTIMVKNDNSTITKADDLKGKKVAVQIGTKSAKFLKEKYPEVKLVEVEKNVEMFLELESNRVDAVVTGMPAAKVYAKQSQKVKVLDVELTQEYYGYGVRKENKEFVAAIDKALKTLKENGKQDEIAKKWFGE is encoded by the coding sequence ATGAAAGGATTTCGTAAAGGACTGTTCTCTCTGTGTGCGCTGCTAGTCACAGGAGCTTTGATCGCCGGCTGTGGAGCCAAACCTGCGGAGCAACCAGCTGCGTCGGGAAATGGTAGTCAAGCTGCAGCGCCAGCGGATGAAGTGCTGCAAAAAATCAAAGACACCAAAACACTGTTGGTAGGAACAGATGCTACATTCCAACCTTTTGAATACAAGAATGCTCAAAACGAGTACGAGGGCTTTGACATCGAACTCGTGAAAGCGGTCGCAGCAGAGCTAGGCGCTGAGAAAGTAGAATTCGTAGACACCGACTTCAAAGGTCTGATCCCAGGACTGCAAGGCAAGAAGTTCGACATGATCGTATCAGCCATGTACATCACGGACGAGCGGAAGCAAACCATCGACTTCTCTCAGCCCTATTACCCAGGTGGATTGACCATCATGGTGAAAAACGATAATAGCACGATTACAAAAGCGGATGATTTGAAAGGCAAGAAAGTAGCTGTCCAAATCGGCACCAAGTCTGCCAAGTTCCTGAAAGAGAAATATCCGGAAGTAAAACTCGTGGAAGTCGAGAAAAACGTAGAGATGTTCCTCGAACTGGAAAGCAATCGTGTAGACGCAGTCGTTACGGGAATGCCTGCCGCTAAGGTATACGCAAAACAGAGCCAAAAAGTAAAAGTTCTCGATGTTGAGCTGACACAAGAATACTACGGCTACGGCGTACGCAAAGAGAACAAAGAATTTGTAGCTGCGATCGATAAAGCACTGAAAACATTGAAAGAAAACGGCAAGCAAGACGAAATCGCGAAAAAATGGTTTGGTGAATAA
- a CDS encoding LutC/YkgG family protein — MSDQQQAFIQMISKRLGRPMSSETPRHPFKGAPDFWKTYELDLEQRIDLFRDNWAKAGGHSFRFSTMDDVKRFIVEQAHSLQARQVVQQNQPELLALRLKEHLPSCKVATWSPGNRDELVATAASADIGISMVDQAVAHTGSIVVTSSDNTGRSVSLLPTVFLAIIPVDRLKTRLGEALATYDGLPRKHFPAGIHFISGPSRSADIENDLTIGVHGPGVVFALLVG; from the coding sequence ATGAGTGATCAACAGCAGGCATTCATTCAAATGATCTCCAAGCGTTTGGGCCGTCCGATGTCATCCGAGACGCCTCGCCATCCATTCAAAGGCGCGCCCGATTTTTGGAAAACGTACGAGCTTGACCTCGAACAGCGCATTGACTTGTTCCGTGACAACTGGGCGAAAGCCGGGGGACACTCTTTTCGCTTTTCCACGATGGATGACGTAAAACGATTCATCGTAGAGCAGGCACATTCGTTGCAGGCCCGCCAAGTGGTTCAGCAAAATCAGCCGGAGTTGCTCGCTCTTCGCCTGAAGGAGCATCTGCCATCCTGCAAGGTGGCGACGTGGAGCCCTGGCAACAGAGACGAACTGGTAGCGACCGCCGCCAGTGCGGATATCGGAATCTCGATGGTCGATCAAGCAGTGGCGCATACAGGGAGCATTGTCGTCACGTCTTCAGATAACACCGGACGCTCTGTGAGCCTCCTCCCTACGGTATTTCTCGCGATCATCCCCGTTGATCGGCTCAAGACGCGTTTAGGCGAAGCTTTGGCTACCTATGACGGACTCCCTCGGAAGCACTTTCCCGCTGGCATTCACTTCATCTCAGGTCCCAGCCGCTCCGCTGACATCGAGAACGATCTGACTATCGGCGTACACGGGCCTGGCGTCGTCTTTGCTCTGCTGGTCGGGTAA
- a CDS encoding amino acid ABC transporter permease yields the protein MALDFMVIFEDNNLIALLEGLWVTVSMTFMALILSAVLGLIIGLGRMSKQKWISILCSWYLAWFRGTPLLVQLMILYYGLAIGLQVDLSASVAGVLGLGMYSAAYVSEIVRGAIQSIDKGQMEAGRSLGMSHAKTMIKVILPQAVRRMLPPLCNEFIALTKNSSLLSVITVSELMRAGNLIVSNNFRYFEIYIGIAVLYFLVNYSISVGIGRLERKLSVEGARA from the coding sequence ATGGCGCTTGATTTCATGGTGATTTTTGAAGACAACAATTTAATTGCGCTTCTGGAAGGGCTATGGGTTACGGTTTCGATGACTTTCATGGCACTGATTCTGAGTGCGGTTCTGGGCCTGATCATTGGTCTCGGAAGGATGTCCAAACAAAAATGGATATCTATACTCTGCTCCTGGTATCTGGCATGGTTTCGCGGAACACCGCTGTTGGTGCAGCTCATGATTCTCTACTACGGCTTAGCGATCGGCTTGCAAGTGGATTTGAGTGCATCTGTAGCTGGGGTGCTGGGACTGGGCATGTATAGTGCAGCGTACGTATCGGAAATCGTGCGCGGAGCGATTCAATCGATTGATAAAGGACAAATGGAAGCTGGGCGTTCTCTCGGGATGAGCCACGCAAAGACGATGATCAAAGTCATTTTGCCACAAGCCGTGCGTCGCATGCTGCCGCCACTGTGCAACGAGTTCATCGCACTGACCAAGAACTCTTCCCTGCTGTCCGTCATCACGGTTTCTGAATTGATGCGCGCAGGTAATCTGATCGTATCGAATAATTTCCGTTATTTTGAGATCTACATCGGTATCGCTGTTCTGTACTTCCTCGTCAACTACTCCATCTCGGTCGGCATCGGTCGCTTGGAGCGTAAATTGAGTGTAGAGGGGGCGCGCGCCTGA
- a CDS encoding LutB/LldF family L-lactate oxidation iron-sulfur protein, with product MSSAKATSVTERAKVALNDEFLRNAVKYTTERLRDGKKLASSEQGNWEEWRERGRQIRLHTIAHLDYYLNQFIDNAKANGVHVHFAASSVEAASITLQIAQKRQARTVVKSKSMVSEEVHINETLEKEGIESIETDLGEYIIQLAHEMPSHIIIPAIHKNREQIAELLSKEAGETLPPETTILAGFVRKKLREKFLEADIGMTGCNFAIAESGSIVLFENEGNARMVSTVPKTQITLMGMERIIPTWDDLEVMATLLPRSATGQKLTVYMSGISGPRRNMDSDGPEEMHIIIVDNGRSLQLGDPEFQELLNCIRCGACLNACPVYRQIGGHSYGGPYSGPIGAVLKPALQKNVAEWDDIANASSLCGACYEACPVKIPLHDMLVYLRKRKVKEGHKAADENVGMKGYQYIMADPKRLRRVLKLGRVGQKLLLTDNMIKAKVGPLKGWNRYRHTPGLPAQSFREKWQTLDQEVRGDMQEMNENIKARLEHSRAQRGKGGSHT from the coding sequence GTGAGCAGCGCTAAAGCCACATCTGTCACGGAACGAGCAAAAGTAGCCCTAAACGATGAGTTTCTCCGCAACGCAGTGAAATACACCACCGAGCGACTGCGGGACGGGAAGAAGCTGGCGTCAAGCGAGCAAGGAAATTGGGAGGAGTGGCGTGAGCGGGGACGGCAAATCAGGCTACATACGATCGCCCACTTAGATTACTACTTGAATCAGTTCATCGACAATGCCAAAGCGAACGGCGTTCACGTACATTTCGCCGCATCCTCTGTCGAAGCAGCCAGCATCACCTTGCAGATCGCACAAAAACGTCAGGCACGGACCGTCGTCAAATCCAAATCGATGGTATCCGAAGAAGTACATATCAACGAGACGTTGGAAAAAGAGGGAATCGAGTCCATCGAAACAGACTTGGGCGAATACATCATCCAGCTCGCACACGAAATGCCTTCGCATATCATCATTCCCGCCATTCATAAAAACCGGGAGCAAATAGCGGAGCTGCTGTCCAAAGAAGCAGGGGAGACACTTCCTCCCGAAACCACCATTCTCGCCGGCTTTGTCCGCAAAAAGCTGCGCGAAAAATTTCTGGAAGCCGATATCGGCATGACTGGATGCAACTTCGCGATTGCTGAGAGCGGCTCCATTGTTCTGTTTGAAAATGAGGGAAATGCGCGCATGGTCAGCACCGTGCCGAAAACGCAAATCACATTGATGGGGATGGAACGCATTATCCCAACGTGGGACGATCTGGAGGTCATGGCTACTTTGCTGCCACGCTCTGCGACGGGTCAAAAATTGACCGTTTACATGTCCGGAATTAGTGGTCCTCGCCGTAATATGGACAGTGACGGCCCCGAAGAAATGCACATCATCATCGTCGACAACGGACGATCCTTACAACTAGGCGATCCGGAGTTTCAGGAGCTGCTCAATTGCATCCGTTGTGGCGCTTGCCTCAACGCTTGTCCCGTATACCGACAGATTGGCGGCCATTCCTATGGTGGACCGTACAGTGGACCGATCGGGGCAGTGCTCAAGCCCGCCTTGCAAAAAAACGTGGCCGAATGGGATGACATCGCCAATGCCTCCAGCCTGTGCGGAGCCTGTTACGAAGCTTGTCCGGTCAAAATTCCGCTCCACGACATGCTTGTGTATTTGCGCAAACGCAAAGTAAAGGAAGGACACAAAGCGGCGGATGAAAACGTGGGAATGAAAGGCTATCAGTACATCATGGCGGACCCCAAGCGCTTGAGACGTGTGCTGAAGCTCGGCCGGGTCGGTCAAAAGCTATTGCTCACAGACAATATGATCAAAGCGAAAGTCGGACCGCTGAAGGGCTGGAATCGATATCGACATACTCCTGGGCTACCCGCCCAATCGTTCCGTGAAAAATGGCAGACGCTCGACCAGGAGGTTCGCGGTGACATGCAGGAAATGAACGAAAATATAAAGGCACGGTTGGAACACTCACGCGCACAGCGTGGGAAAGGGGGCTCACACACATGA
- a CDS encoding transporter substrate-binding domain-containing protein, with product MIRVKKIGIGLLIGMVLLMIMGMTIPSEVHQEKVIRIAGDNNFPPFEYFAQSGVFSGFNVDIMNAISIETGMRIEFIPLPWNEALEALRNGQVDAVQGMKYSPARDKLYDFSSPYFLSSQGIFVRTDNMHIFEIGDLNGRKVSIQKADIAGDLFRELQKTNFIETDSQEEAVQLLLDGKVDAFVGNRITGQYFLQKNNQQSQIKIVGDPINPTNYGVAVLPKNAQLLTEINKAISKIKQNGTYDKIERKWFGEYIMPSTLNLDRLRLFLEWGSGIGLLIVLGFLWWNRMLKKEVQRRTFQIHAINRELEEKMALLEENLQFQQQLLNSTYSFYVTLTQHGRIFLMNRKAVDFLDADQHLVGLPMSGTILAEFIPSGQVEDVLQKGSTFLEQEIVWERERDGQAQQLVIRYNIFPITSNTKEITGAIINFHDVTKQKDMEKKLESENRLRSLGQLILGIAHEIRNPLTSILTYTQLLPTKFDNPKFRNFFAQQVPSEILRLNDLVNDLLEYARPKPPHPTRFRAAELMEAVLQLCSQKAKEKKIHVTLDLPTDLYIQADVNQTKQMWINVVLNAIESMDEKGKLSIRGYSEGQMAVIEVEDNGHGMTPEDKYRIFEPFFSTKAHGVGLGLSITYQLIKENGGAINLHSQPGNGTTMIIRLPLPQEETEGKDSNAPSVSH from the coding sequence ATGATTCGCGTGAAAAAAATAGGGATCGGGCTGCTGATAGGAATGGTACTGCTCATGATCATGGGCATGACGATCCCCAGCGAAGTCCATCAGGAAAAAGTCATTCGCATCGCGGGTGACAACAACTTTCCTCCTTTTGAATACTTCGCCCAGTCAGGTGTTTTCAGCGGTTTTAACGTAGATATTATGAATGCCATTTCCATTGAGACCGGGATGCGGATCGAATTTATCCCCTTGCCCTGGAACGAAGCGCTCGAAGCGTTGCGTAACGGACAGGTCGATGCGGTACAAGGAATGAAATACAGCCCGGCGCGGGACAAGCTGTATGATTTCTCATCGCCTTACTTTTTAAGCTCGCAAGGGATATTCGTCCGCACAGACAATATGCACATCTTTGAAATCGGTGACCTGAATGGTCGAAAGGTCTCCATCCAGAAAGCTGATATCGCGGGTGATCTTTTTCGAGAGCTCCAAAAGACCAACTTCATCGAGACGGACAGCCAGGAAGAAGCTGTTCAACTGCTTCTCGATGGTAAAGTAGACGCGTTTGTCGGCAATCGTATCACTGGGCAATATTTTTTGCAGAAGAACAACCAGCAATCACAGATCAAAATCGTAGGGGACCCTATCAACCCAACTAATTATGGTGTCGCAGTCCTTCCCAAAAACGCCCAACTGCTGACCGAAATCAACAAAGCCATTTCAAAAATCAAACAAAACGGCACGTATGACAAAATCGAGCGCAAATGGTTCGGGGAGTACATCATGCCGAGCACACTCAATCTGGACCGTCTCCGCCTCTTTCTGGAATGGGGATCTGGCATTGGGCTGCTGATCGTGCTGGGATTTCTATGGTGGAACCGCATGTTGAAAAAAGAAGTGCAGAGAAGAACGTTCCAGATCCACGCCATCAATCGGGAGCTGGAAGAAAAAATGGCCTTACTCGAGGAAAATCTGCAATTTCAACAGCAGCTGCTCAATAGCACCTACAGCTTTTACGTCACTTTGACCCAGCATGGCCGTATTTTCCTCATGAATCGTAAAGCGGTCGATTTTCTCGATGCGGATCAACATCTGGTAGGTCTCCCCATGAGCGGAACGATTCTTGCAGAGTTTATTCCCAGCGGCCAAGTCGAGGATGTCCTCCAGAAGGGCAGTACCTTTCTCGAGCAAGAGATCGTTTGGGAACGAGAACGAGACGGGCAAGCCCAGCAGCTAGTGATCCGCTATAATATTTTTCCCATTACTTCAAATACCAAAGAGATTACAGGTGCCATCATCAACTTCCATGATGTGACCAAGCAAAAGGATATGGAAAAGAAGCTGGAGAGCGAAAACAGACTGCGTTCGTTAGGGCAGTTAATCCTGGGAATCGCGCACGAAATCCGCAACCCCCTGACCTCCATACTCACGTATACGCAGCTGTTGCCGACCAAATTTGACAATCCAAAATTCCGTAATTTCTTTGCGCAGCAAGTACCGAGTGAGATCTTGCGGTTGAATGATCTCGTGAACGACCTGCTGGAATATGCACGGCCAAAACCGCCGCATCCTACCCGTTTCCGAGCGGCAGAACTGATGGAAGCAGTTCTGCAATTGTGCAGCCAAAAGGCTAAAGAGAAAAAGATTCACGTAACCCTCGACCTCCCAACTGATTTGTACATCCAGGCTGACGTCAATCAGACGAAGCAGATGTGGATCAATGTCGTGCTCAACGCCATTGAATCGATGGACGAGAAGGGCAAGCTGAGCATCCGCGGATATTCGGAGGGACAGATGGCCGTCATTGAAGTGGAAGACAACGGGCACGGCATGACGCCAGAAGACAAATACCGTATTTTCGAGCCTTTTTTCAGTACCAAAGCTCACGGGGTAGGACTCGGACTCTCCATCACTTATCAATTAATCAAAGAAAACGGCGGTGCGATCAATCTGCACAGTCAGCCCGGTAATGGAACGACCATGATCATTCGCCTGCCATTGCCTCAGGAAGAAACAGAAGGGAAGGACTCTAATGCACCATCTGTTAGTCATTGA
- a CDS encoding FadR/GntR family transcriptional regulator, producing the protein MDLSKLTKKNHYEHITEQIKQLILSGELAPGEKLPSTKDLSDQFGVGRSTTREALSALKAMGLIDIRQGGNCTVKSPPLQTQNLLPDLQVLLTNKQTILELLEVRKSLEVSNVAIAALKRDDQDLLVLEQILTEMSQHMGNEEIGERTDMHFHSTLARATHNSIMVKLFETISAQLEVVIRETRRVEIYSNQAVSQHFYTEHQAIFEAIKNQEPELAQARMKDHLLHVEGILLRYLNN; encoded by the coding sequence ATGGACCTTTCCAAGCTGACCAAGAAAAATCACTACGAGCACATCACCGAGCAAATCAAGCAACTCATTCTTAGTGGAGAGCTTGCTCCCGGAGAAAAATTGCCCTCGACAAAAGATCTGTCCGATCAGTTCGGCGTCGGGCGATCGACTACACGCGAAGCATTGAGCGCCTTGAAAGCAATGGGATTGATCGATATTCGTCAGGGCGGAAACTGCACAGTAAAAAGTCCTCCGCTTCAAACACAAAACTTGCTGCCTGATCTGCAGGTATTGCTCACCAATAAACAGACCATTCTGGAGCTGCTGGAAGTGCGAAAGTCACTGGAAGTCTCGAACGTCGCCATCGCAGCGCTCAAACGTGATGACCAGGACTTGCTGGTGTTGGAGCAGATTCTGACTGAAATGTCGCAGCATATGGGGAATGAAGAGATCGGCGAACGGACAGACATGCACTTTCACTCCACGCTTGCCCGCGCCACTCACAATTCGATCATGGTAAAGCTGTTTGAAACGATTTCTGCCCAATTGGAAGTCGTCATTCGCGAGACACGCAGAGTGGAGATTTATTCGAACCAAGCCGTGTCCCAACATTTCTACACCGAACACCAAGCCATATTCGAAGCGATCAAGAATCAGGAGCCTGAATTAGCCCAAGCACGCATGAAGGATCATTTGCTGCACGTGGAGGGAATTTTGCTCCGTTACCTGAACAATTGA